In one window of Methanosarcina vacuolata Z-761 DNA:
- the ahaH gene encoding ATP synthase archaeal subunit H, whose amino-acid sequence MAKNEILSEIKKAEESAKTMVDEAIEAKNRRISEARAEAREILKQSEIDAHKAAQDSFKEGEKKILEEKDKIINDGEKNALAMSQKAQANIDKSVNYLVQEFERAVLNE is encoded by the coding sequence ATGGCTAAAAATGAAATCTTATCTGAAATCAAAAAAGCAGAGGAAAGCGCTAAAACAATGGTTGACGAGGCCATTGAAGCTAAAAACAGGCGTATCTCCGAAGCTCGGGCTGAAGCCAGGGAAATCCTGAAACAGTCCGAAATCGATGCACATAAAGCTGCACAAGACTCTTTTAAAGAGGGTGAAAAAAAGATCCTGGAGGAAAAAGATAAGATCATAAACGATGGTGAGAAAAACGCATTAGCCATGTCCCAAAAAGCTCAAGCTAACATCGACAAATCCGTCAATTACCTTGTACAGGAGTTTGAGAGGGCGGTCCTTAATGAGTAG